Within the Oncorhynchus kisutch isolate 150728-3 linkage group LG13, Okis_V2, whole genome shotgun sequence genome, the region gcattctagtttgctctgtttttttgttaattctttccaatgtgtcaagtaattatctttttgttttctcatgatttggttgggtctaattgtgctgctgtcctggggctctgtagggtgtgtttgtatttgtgaacagagccccaggaccagcttgcttaggggactcttctccaggtgcatctctctgtaggtgatggctttgttgtggaaggtttgggaatcgcttccttttaagtggttatagaatttaacggctcttatCTGGATTTGAttattagtgggtatcggcctaattctgctctgcatgcattatttggggttctacgttgtacacagaggatactttgctacactggtgtcagaagtgggatgccCCCCAGTTGTGGTCATCGAGAGCACATCCCAAGGATGCCGGTGTGATCAATTTACGGGAGTAAAGAGCAAGGACGCGCACTCTGAAGAAAGGGGGCGAACTTAACCCAATAATAGCAATCTCGTCAAGGGGCTCTGATCTCTTGGCGTAACTAATAGCTAAAGTATTGGGTTGACATCACTGAGTGTTCAAACCTACATCAGGATTACTACCCCATGATTTTAAAAATtgtatttaaactttatttaactaggcaagtcagttaataagaacaaattattatttacaatggccTAACcatccaaaccctcccctaacgacGCCGGAGAaattgtgccccgccctatgggactcctgatcacagccagttgtgattaCAACCCTGGATCGaaaccgggtctgtagtgacgcatctagcatggcgatgcaatgccttagacagctgcaccactcaggattTCATAACATACAGTGAGTGATTGATTCCAAATTATAAACCTGGTGgatcgagccctgaatgctgattggctgacagccttgGCACCGTATATCAGACGAATAACAGGGGTATGACAACATTTAGGTGTActactctaattacgttggtaaccagtttctactagcaataaggcacctctgagGTTTGTTGTATATGGCCACTTTCCCACAACCCCTCGGGTCTTATTGCGTAAATCTTCACTCTGCTTCAATCTGTAACAGAAGAGACAAATATTTAATTTACTTTCTACAGAGTTCGGGGGCTTCTTCAATTGAAGACGCCTACTTGACAAATACTAAAAGAGCAAATTTTCCATAATCTCTTGAAGGTCACAAGCGGTCTTGTAAATTTACAGTGAATGTTTGTGTCAGAGTTAGCTCCTATCAGGcgtacaaaaaaaaacatgtttcagtTATTAACATATTATGTgacaaatatgttgtaatgtTACTCAATATGGCTTGctttgttgtttaaaaaaagttattttaAGTCAGATTGCGGGAAATATAAGGCGAAATGCATTTTGGGTATGCAAAGTAAAAGATAGAATGCTAGCCAATCAAAGCGCTGAATTCTCAGCTTTCTTGCGTGAGAATGGATTCGTTCGATTTATCAGGTCCCGCTCGCCGTCTGATCGGAATGGCCATTTTATTTGAGATAGCCGGACATTTTCTCAGTGGGTGCTCTGTGGGAATGTTCGACatgttttcaatatatttcatCCCCATGTACTGAAACAGTCATATTATTTTCACGCTTAAAACAAAGATAGCCTCATTTGAAAAACatccataaaaaataaaaaaaacagttgcCTGTACTCTTTATTCTACTGAAATAAAAGGCTAACATTGTACATAAGGAAACGCTATTCTGGGCGTGTCTCTGTAAACCAATAGAACTAACTGAGAGGTTGGGTTACGTGGCCCATGATGATAAATACAGTGATTTGCGCCGGGCTCGTTGCTCTTCTCCCCGAAGTAGGTCCGCCTGATAAGAATCCAGCTCAGTTCTAAGGCCGAGAAACAACCTTATACTGCAAATATGTCCCGAAAATTCTTCGTTGGTGGTAACTGGAAGATGAATGGCGACAAGGCAAGCCTTGGCGAACTCATCAAAACTCTGAACTCTGCCAAGCTCGACCCCAACACTGGTGCGTGGTTCTGTGTGGCTTCTGTGCTTTTAATGTCTGACTCGTGTAGTAGGCTTAGAGTTGATCTTTGAAATGGTGTAACTTGTCGCATTGGGTTCCTGGTGTAGCCTATCCAGTTGCAATGACAGTCGCACCGCACACTTGCATTTGTGAAATTAGACTTTTGTAAGGTAAATTGTTTTAGCTCTccaagagaagggggggggggaagcgtGAAACAAAGGTTAGGGAAGGTCATTTTTTTTGGTATCAGTGCACGAATCAATGGGTGGCAAGCCAAGCTATACTCCGATAGGTCCCATTTCATTGCCATTTTCACAATGGTTTTAAATTATAGGATACCCTGACACTAATGTTTACATAATTATGATGCGATATATGCGATGGTGACAATTTGTGGAGAATACAATGCAGAATACATAGGCATATGTCTATTTTGTTACTGAAGCCCCCTATAATCATTTGTAACCGGAGAACTCCATTGTGTCAAGGGATTTTTAACCAGTATTTTAAACTGAACTAGGATAGAAGAACATGACTTGCTAAATGGATTTTCGTTGACAGTGGGCGTACGTTCCGAACAGCACGTAGCCACAACAGTCTGTCTGGCGCAAGCGAGGGGCGGAATGTCTGTTTTGTTCTTTGATGCATTATAATGATCCATCCGATCGCGAGCCCTGTTTTTAATataactaccaggaggaccaagGGTGGATATCATTGCACCATCACAATACTGTAATTTAGAAATGCATATTCTACCGTTCGACCCGAATTCATTTATGCGCAACATACTAATTGTGTTAACCAATAAGAGTTCCCCACTCCGCCAGAGAGAATGGCGGAAACACCAACATCGTGCATTTCCAAACTGCCACAGATGCGTATGCCCTGATCGCATGTTTGTATTTGAACACACAGGTTCAAGAACAGGCTACAAGTACTTAGTCAGGTTTTGTGTCGTTTTTGTAGGCGTTATCTGCTGCACCTCGGAGTGCGCCGAAGGACACGTTATGTCCGTGTAGTAACCCACATCTGTATACAGCCTCGGACTTTACCCCACAGAAAGAGCCACCCCTCACAACTCTAGCTAATCTGCATAGTACAAATTTACTGACGCCTGAAAGCAGACGACTGAAGCTCGCGTATTGCTTTTCCCACGTCTCTTTCTAGAAATGTAAAGTCAATGGTAAGTCACTTCTTCCCTAAGCCATTTTTATGAACCTGcagagtatatattttttttaaatgtatcctGTGGTTGACCTTTTAAATTTAAGTTCCAGTTCGACCCCAGCAGAATTTGACCACATGAGCGACCTTTGTGAGCTGAGTTCTAGTGACCTTTTGGAGGTTGAACTAGGACCTTTTTGCAGCGGGGGACTGACTCTTGGCAGGGATAAATGACCTTTGCAGAGGGAATAGTGACTGTGTGGGTTTAATATAGACACACTTAACCCCAAGATATAGTTACAGTGCTAATGTCAGTGTCTGGTCTACTGTACCCCACAACACTGGGGATATCCCACTTGTACAGTGTGTACTAATGTGGCAGACTCTGGTATTGGACTGTATAACCAACACGGGCTCAAATAGGCCTATCATTCTGATCGATAGGCCTTGTTTTGTACACTTAAGTGAATAGTAGAGTGAGCCACTACATGGAGTTGTCACCACTCGAAGGAAAGACTTTCCCACAGATACTAGATGTCACCGACAATCGCTGTGTGCACTTCCTATTTCAGTTTCTAAAAAATATTACTGTTACATGTAAGGATCAAGGTGCAAATCTTAACTTCCGCTTAGAATTTTCACTTAGTCTCACACATTGACATCATTGCATGACCgtgttggttctctctctctgcttgcagAGGTGGTCTGCGGCGCCCCGTCAATCTACCTTGAGTTCGCCAGGGCAAAGCTGGACCCTAAGATCGGAGTGGCCGCTCAGAACTGCTACAAGGTCAAGGGGGGTGCCTTCACCGGGGAGATCAGGTAATGGACATGCCCTGTAACTGCGGATGCTAGTGTCTTCAGGACACTATTGCTTTACTGAACCAACCCTGCAGGAGGACTGTACTTTGTGTGCTAATCTCTTTTACTCACACGCTCTTTCTTTTTCCGTTCTCTCACTTCCTTTatggcccctctctctccttctcagccCTGCGATGATCAAGGACGTTGGCGTGCACTGGGTGATCCTGGGCCACTCTGAGAGGCGCTGGGTCTTTGGAGAGACTGATGAGGTAAATAGCTTATTTGGTCGAGTGCTCGTGTTTATGAATGTGTAGTCtcaggaggaggcaggagactGTGTCACAAGAACAGGGCCGTGACACAGTATTGGATTAAGTCTCTTTCAACAGTGAATTGACCTTGAAAATTACAGAATTTGAGGAGCAGTGACAAATCTATGCGTCATAATTTTAATCTCCATTTTACACTCAAGGTGTTCTTCAAGTAGAGGAAATGTGAAAAATATGACAATAAATGAACAACCTGTCTGATCGTTTGTGTCCTGACAGCTTATTGGTCAGAAGTGCGCCCACGCCCTGGAGAATGGCCTGGGTGTCATTGCCTGCATCGGTGAGAAGCTGGACGAGAGGGAAGCTGGAATCACAGAGAAGGTCATCAACGCACAGACGAAGCACTTCGCAGGTATTGTCACTGAAATCACTGATTCATAATGAGTGTGTTACACAAAACCACAGATTCTGCTCAGGTGTACACATATATTATCAGAGCCTGTAATCCGCGTGTTAGAGTGCTGATCTAGCATCAGTTTTGCATTTTACATATTTGAACATGGGCCCTGAACTTTACAATGCACAGAGTTAAACATGTCAAGAACCATgacaataatatataataatcgTATAACCTGCAAAGGCCTCTTTGTATCTGGAAAGTAAGCAATAAATTCCAAGTACAGTATGTACCCTGTATTACTTTGTAGTGATTCTAACATTGTTGAATGTAGTAATACTACTGCTGCGTGAATACATCCTATTGGTAAAGGGATAGTGTGCCACAGACGTGATTGGGTCTTTCAGTGTGATTAATTAGTTTTCCTTTTCGTTAACAACTTGGTTACATCCAGTGTGTCCATGATGGCACCTGTGTCCATTTTTGAGTTCTCATTTTTGATTCATGTGAATGCAGTACTGTATTCATTATGTCAATTCTGTTTGCAGACAACATTAAGGACTGGTCCAAGGTTGTTCTGGCCTATGAGCCCGTGTGGGCCATCGGCACCGGCAAGACCGCATCCCCCGCCCAGGTAAGCGTTTCTTCTATTGTCATCCATTACTATTGTATGACCGCAATGGAAAGAACCTGGGACGGATGGGGACGTGTGACTAAAAGCCTGAATCTCTTTATACTGCATATATTCAGTCTGGACTAGAGCACAATGTGTTGTCCATTTGAGATTCATCACTAAATTGAAGGCTAAAGTCAGAGCTTACTGGACTTTGGAACCCATATTCATGGTTTTATTTCAATCTCTTTTTTCCTTATCTTTTCTTATCTTTGTCTCTCAGGCCCAGGACGTTCATGACAAACTGAGGCAGTGGGTCAAGGCCAATGTGTCTGAGGCAGTAGCCAACTCTGTCAGGATAATCTATGGAGGTGAGACCAAACTCCTATGCTTCACGTTTAAACACACTTACGCTGTTAACGCCACAACCACAAACGGGGGTTAATAGGTTTTGTCATTGCATAGCTAATTCAAGTCAGGGGCATGCGGTGGTAGGAGCATACAGTggtctcttccccccccccccccaccacactctGTCCCTCATCACTCCATTCCTCACTCatatctgtctgttctctctcctcaggTTCCGTGACAGGTGGCACCTGCAAGGAGCTGGGAGGCATGAAGGATGTGGACGGTTTCCTGGTTGGCGGCGCTGCACTCAAGCCAGAGTTCGTTGACATCATCAACGCCAAGCAATAAAAACCCTGAAGTGGTCAGACCATATTTGAGGCGAACTCCATTCAGACGAAACCTGAGCCATTCTCCTCAAAACTCGGCACTTAGAACCCCCTTCCCTTAGCCTTTTTTTAAAATTCTATATATTTGTGATGTCTTTACctcttttttgttttttttgttttaatgTATCAAAGAAAAGGAACAGTTTGACACTCATACTATACAGCAGTGAAAGGTGTTAGTTCCACTGAGTTTTTTTTGTACTAGCCTCCACTACTGTTTTTTAAAGGGACTGCGCTTGACCACACCATCCTGGATGGAACAACCCATGCCTTTACTTGAAAGTTTACAAACTTTTATGTATACAGTGTCAAAACTAGCAATCAGattcacttgtctttgtactaTAGATGACTCTTTGTGTAATTTATGTTTTGGGTCTTATCCCTTCCCATAGAACACATGATCCGCTCTCTCATTGGCTACTCGGTCAAGAGGGAGGCATCCATTACATGTCCACCATGTTTTGTTAGGGGGGGCTGACTGTTGTAATAAAAGGTTTAGAGACTAGTTGTGTCctgtttttattgtgttattgacacaCGGCACATAATCTTCCACAGCATGATCTTGAATACTAGCAGACTGCTTTCCTACCTTTGTGTAAAGCCAGTCAGACTACAGTCTCTGGGGGTGGTACTTTGGTAATATTATGGCAAATTCCTGAGAGTTCATGTAATGGTGCAATTCATATCATGTCCACTAGGCCATGCCCAATCACCAACATCCTCAAACAAAATGGATTATTTCTCTTCTGCAGCATTCTTCGACAGTGGAGATGTTTCAAAAGGTCAAGCGCTATCCTCTTTTCCTATGTGGCTTCTTCTCTCCTTACCTTGAATTGTGAAGCTGTCAAGTAAAGTCACAGGGTAAGGAAAAAAAGCCAAGAATAGGAACACAGCCGTCTTCAGCATTCCCTACACAATGCTGAACTCTTTATGACAATCCCACCATGTACAAATCTGGCAAGAGGCATGAATGAATCTACTTAATAAA harbors:
- the LOC109902176 gene encoding triosephosphate isomerase B, with protein sequence MSRKFFVGGNWKMNGDKASLGELIKTLNSAKLDPNTEVVCGAPSIYLEFARAKLDPKIGVAAQNCYKVKGGAFTGEISPAMIKDVGVHWVILGHSERRWVFGETDELIGQKCAHALENGLGVIACIGEKLDEREAGITEKVINAQTKHFADNIKDWSKVVLAYEPVWAIGTGKTASPAQAQDVHDKLRQWVKANVSEAVANSVRIIYGGSVTGGTCKELGGMKDVDGFLVGGAALKPEFVDIINAKQ